One segment of Pan paniscus chromosome 20, NHGRI_mPanPan1-v2.0_pri, whole genome shotgun sequence DNA contains the following:
- the DACT3 gene encoding dapper homolog 3, translating into MIRAFSFPVSPERGRLRGWLEGSLAGLCELHWLRERQEYRVQQALRLAQPGMGGAEAEDEEDADEDEDAAAARRAAAALEEQLEALPGLVWDLGQQLGDLSLESGGLEQESGRSSGFYEDPSSTGGPDSPPSTFCGDSGFSGSSSYGRLGPSEPRGIYASERPKSLGDASPSAPEVVGARAAVPRSFSAPYPTAGGSAGPEACSSAERRARAGPFLTPSPLHAVAMRSPRPCGRPPTDSPDVGGAGRPLDGYISALLRRRRRRGAGQPRTSPGGADGGPRRQNSVRQRPPDASPSPGSARPAREPSLERVGGHPTSPAALSRAWASSWESEAAPEPAAPPAAPSPPHSPAEGRLVKAQYIPGAQAATRGLPGRAARRKPPPLTRGRSVEQSPPRERPRAAGRRGRMAEASGRRGSPRARKASRSQSETSLLGRASAIPSGPPKYPTAEREEPRPPRPRRGPAPTLAAQAAGSCRRWRSTAEIDAADGRRVRPRAPAARVPGPGPSPSAPQRRLLYGCAGSDSECSAGRLGPLGRRGPAGGVGGGYGESESSASEGESPAFSSASSDSDGSGGLVWPQQLVAATAASGGGAGAGAPAGPAKVFVKIKASHALKKKILRFRSGSLKVMTTV; encoded by the exons ATGATCCGGGCCTTCTCGTTCCCGGTGAGCCCTGAGCGGGGCCGGCTGCGGGGCTGGCTGGAGGGTAGCCTGGCCGGGCTCTGCGAGTTACATTGGCTCCGGGAGAGGCAGGAGTACCGCGTGCAGCAGGCGCTGCGGCTGGCCCAGCCCGGAATGGGGGGCGCCGAGGCCGAGGACGAGGAGGACGCCGATGAGGATGAAGATGCGGCGGCGGCGCGCCGGGCCGCAGCGGCCCTGGAGGAGCAGCTG GAGGCCCTGCCTGGTCTCGTCTGGGACCTGGGACAGCAGCTGGGAGACCTGAGCCTGGAGTCTGGGGGCCTGGAACAGGAGAGCGGGCGTAGCTCGG GCTTCTATGAAGATCCCAGCTCTACAGGAGGTCCAGATTCACCACCCTCAACCTTCTGTGGGGACAGTGGCTTCTCTGGATCCAGCTCCTATGGTCGCCTGGGTCCCTCTGAGCCCCGGGGCATCTATGCCAGTGAGAGGCCCAAGTCCCTAG GAGACGCCAGTCCCAGCGCTCCGGAGGTGGTGGGCGCGCGGGCAGCGGTGCCGCGGTCCTTCTCAGCGCCCTACCCGACGGCAGGGGGGTCCGCCGGCCCGGAGGCCTGCTCCTCGGCGGAGCGGCGGGCCCGCGCCGGGCCCTTTCTGACGCCCAGCCCCCTGCACGCCGTGGCGATGCGCAGCCCGCGGCCCTGCGGCCGCCCTCCCACCGACTCGCCCGACGTGGGGGGCGCAGGGCGGCCCCTGGACGGCTACATCTCGGCGCTCCTGCGCAGGCGCCGCCGCCGGGGGGCGGGCCAGCCCCGGACCAGTCCCGGGGGCGCGGACGGCGGCCCGCGGCGCCAGAACAGCGTGCGCCAGCGGCCGCCCGACGCGTCTCCGTCCCCCGGCAGCGCGCGACCCGCGCGGGAGCCCTCGTTGGAGCGCGTCGGGGGCCACCCCACCAGCCCTGCCGCCTTGAGCCGCGCCTGGGCGTCGTCGTGGGAGTCGGAGGCGGCACCCGAGCCCGCCGCGCCGCCCGCCGCCCCCTCACCCCCCCACAGCCCGGCTGAGGGCCGCTTGGTGAAGGCGCAGTACATCCCGGGCGCGCAGGCGGCCACCCGAGGCCTCCCTGGCCGCGCCGCCCGCCGCAAACCGCCGCCACTGACCCGCGGCCGCAGCGTGGAGCAGTCACCACCCCGGGAGCGTCCCCGGGCCGCCGGCCGCCGTGGACGCATGGCCGAGGCTTCGGGCCGCCGCGGCTCGCCCAGGGCCCGCAAGGCCTCGCGCTCccagtccgagaccagcctgctgGGCCGCGCCTCCGCGATCCCTTCGGGGCCCCCTAAGTACCCCACGGCGGAGCGGGAAGAGCCTCGGCCGCCACGGCCACGCCGCGGCCCAGCGCCCACGCTGGCGGCCCAGGCCGCAGGGTCCTGCCGTCGCTGGCGCTCCACTGCGGAGATCGACGCTGCCGATGGGCGCCGCGTGCGGCCCCGAGCCCCTGCGGCGCGTGTTCCCGGCCCCGGCCCGTCCCCGTCAGCTCCCCAGCGTCGTCTGCTCTACGGCTGCGCGGGCAGCGACTCCGAGTGCTCGGCTGGGCGCCTGGGGCCCCTGGGACGCCGGGGGCCTGCGGGAGGCGTCGGCGGGGGTTACGGGGAGAGCGAATCGAGCGCCAGCGAGGGAGAATCGCCTGCCTTCAGCTCTGCCTCCAGCGACTCAGACGGCAGCGGTGGCCTCGTGTGGCCGCAGCAGCTGGTGGCGGCCACCGCGGCCTCTGGGGGTGGAGCAGGTGCAGGGGCGCCCGCAGGCCCCGCCAAAGTCTTCGTGAAAATCAAAGCTTCCCACGCGCTCAAGAAAAAGATACTGCGTTTCCGTTCGGGTTCTCTCAAGGTCATGACTACAGTGTGA